The proteins below come from a single Halobacteriovorax sp. DA5 genomic window:
- a CDS encoding fibronectin type III domain-containing protein: MKKYVWLILFFITIISCTPVEKADETAEILNDGVDGTVELSVVGDLDRGEFLLGGLGDEILIRVKNNTGYNLSDAQLLIDQTSSAGVKFFPDEAGESESPGFGGDCGLVIASKATCYYKLRYEARTSGIHTQDLQFNYKTLIDNFSKSTQLKFLTGTPASLVFEEETINYSFGVVERTEPKVFSQRLVVVNTGELRARNITMTKLDNTTSNAISIVSNTCGTVLLQNETCELLVEFEAKNYGVGAPDGNVDVDYNSNIRFDYGRDPEGGVNALNVYFDAKSIRIEGDIQIGGLPNLSFDDLVVGNIDTQTLKVSNKGYKEAIVLSIDVRNAANTLVARCLRDESTGGDNLVCRDPSGDLTSSASDLPLTTIPFKFFDSSKCFIDVNDFNYIRGEDGRITNTALKQVAGRTIADPGGSCFFNVTFHPSVQFEADGNFNNYRFNVRYDSTWKDNVVIKNDLDADENNYIVEDANYLAAAKLSFNVIEYKNTTYTNTDTADNDLFDYDLGRISLIANSNYKERLRIRVNNSGSTSGEVVSITDGAQPTANVITETSYNINNYYQNVKNSGCDYLNPYNGQCDILFDLNPIVSTNPDSTAAENEENSAMYDVLEAYPNRYKIFRIKYKDGTTYNDDMSPRTDREIEMKMRGLLVRKGFLSYSDFTMTEGITTPPVTANETRYFHLKLENVGTGGITYINLNTPLVFPGTFFWAPDASTPLFGGEIVNNPSSALVAGVDKDCYDVMDFGGAMGPVSTSPGTNAPSLLAPGEVCSLTIELEKLSNDKREDSYYTTNDRRWQRHFSAPLNGSHALREYSSGMMVQDFFNFGYFDGDGIADAGTGYTPELDGHGGYYMTQDYPVAINSRRSAALVPEGAQPMISAVLWRQQVNIPSHSPLAGEWGQSFGSYTIPAMYRDLAKGTAVEPITYAPTKSVNRIAPYRDTTYDYVYYAGTFYAGDIVTLPFQLYNAGEKQASSLSQMLNGDSEFSVTSMPGNVGQASLANIELGFAPTVQGTFQTELEIQYRDGSQTLTNRDTYAYTYNIKSLRILVVAEAVAANTGRLSMKSQKYTVEYDELTNSHTETLDVTETTHNLEMNGYDVATTVGVEAVRGSNVYAKTRLVFTNEGTTTVNNVKFNLKTSLLGAIHDNNGAGVGYSLESVNCGATLAPGASCFADVKHKASIAELPLTTRYGILSYDIGTDQYYAESFRIQFTAVDPAKVAAGNLITNNISDGSGGTIPNAYFIDIGTYANPAHPILSSYPSGSLIKNINLNNPSDEKASFLKEYREYVGNQSATIPAGDFHTVYNQGFIQVELNRPCFFGDDEGGGLPEEEWGFNVNTTSTCTMRVTFTFDETYLGEYVDESQNYAILKYYDSKRASVSTLPIYVKGFIEPNRSNAMTNEIFNVETDDTGRVYLEWVDFSPINNDWGPIISYRVYYSEFESSLNDLYNSTGLTFVETAGVTPNVEITGLLQNRFYYLRVVAVRETSSGKQYLSMPNGFTTKEVVIPNETAIYDYSRRLIIDKFALPEGSGSPTFITKSEAIENCEGSTRTIRKEGGNRTRAKELIDLNDYYLINADDTNSDYPFFAFPHWLADAPEDIAPLFPGFSCDLTNMHNEADSIMFIKSCDNCTCNSLSKIVGGEDFPLDTIIYAYDDFSGAARCRVSQDDF; this comes from the coding sequence ATGAAGAAGTACGTTTGGTTGATCTTATTCTTTATAACAATTATCTCGTGTACTCCGGTGGAGAAGGCAGATGAGACAGCTGAAATTTTAAATGATGGTGTTGACGGTACGGTTGAATTATCAGTCGTTGGAGATCTTGATAGAGGAGAGTTCCTACTTGGCGGACTCGGTGACGAAATTCTTATAAGAGTTAAGAATAATACTGGTTATAATTTAAGTGATGCTCAATTACTTATAGATCAAACCTCATCTGCTGGAGTTAAATTCTTTCCTGACGAAGCAGGGGAATCAGAAAGTCCAGGCTTTGGTGGAGATTGTGGTCTCGTTATTGCTTCTAAAGCAACTTGTTATTATAAGCTAAGATATGAAGCTCGTACTTCAGGTATTCACACGCAAGATCTTCAATTTAACTACAAAACTCTAATCGATAATTTTTCGAAGTCAACTCAGTTAAAGTTCTTAACAGGAACTCCAGCATCATTAGTCTTTGAAGAGGAGACGATTAATTATTCATTCGGTGTTGTTGAAAGAACAGAGCCAAAAGTATTCTCCCAAAGACTTGTTGTCGTAAACACGGGAGAATTAAGGGCCCGTAATATCACAATGACAAAGCTTGATAACACGACTTCAAATGCTATCAGTATTGTTTCAAATACATGTGGAACTGTACTCTTACAAAATGAAACTTGTGAACTTCTTGTTGAATTTGAGGCAAAGAATTATGGTGTTGGTGCACCTGATGGCAATGTTGATGTTGATTACAATTCAAATATTAGATTTGACTATGGCCGTGACCCTGAGGGTGGTGTTAATGCCCTTAACGTTTACTTTGATGCTAAGTCAATTCGAATTGAAGGTGATATTCAAATCGGTGGTCTTCCTAACTTAAGTTTTGATGATCTTGTTGTAGGGAATATCGATACTCAAACATTAAAAGTATCAAATAAGGGATATAAAGAGGCGATTGTTCTAAGTATTGACGTAAGAAATGCTGCAAATACGCTCGTTGCACGTTGTTTAAGAGACGAAAGTACTGGTGGCGATAATCTCGTATGTCGCGATCCTTCAGGAGATTTAACGAGTAGTGCAAGTGATCTTCCACTGACAACAATTCCTTTTAAATTCTTCGATTCAAGTAAGTGTTTTATTGATGTAAATGATTTTAACTATATTCGTGGTGAAGATGGTCGAATTACAAATACAGCATTAAAGCAAGTTGCTGGTAGAACGATTGCTGATCCAGGTGGGTCTTGTTTCTTTAATGTTACTTTTCATCCTAGTGTGCAGTTTGAAGCTGATGGTAATTTTAATAACTACCGCTTTAATGTTCGCTATGATTCAACATGGAAAGATAATGTCGTTATTAAAAATGACTTAGATGCTGACGAAAATAATTATATTGTTGAGGATGCTAATTACTTAGCTGCGGCTAAATTAAGCTTTAATGTAATTGAGTATAAGAATACAACATATACTAATACAGATACCGCTGATAACGATCTATTTGATTATGACTTAGGTCGAATCTCTCTAATTGCAAATTCAAATTATAAGGAAAGACTTAGAATCAGAGTGAATAATAGTGGATCAACTTCTGGTGAGGTAGTAAGTATTACAGACGGAGCTCAACCTACTGCTAATGTTATTACAGAAACAAGTTATAATATTAATAACTATTACCAAAACGTGAAAAACTCTGGGTGTGACTACCTAAATCCATATAATGGGCAATGTGATATCTTATTTGATCTAAATCCAATTGTATCAACAAATCCAGATAGTACAGCGGCTGAGAATGAAGAAAACTCAGCAATGTACGATGTACTAGAAGCTTATCCAAATCGTTACAAAATTTTCAGAATCAAATACAAAGATGGGACAACTTATAATGATGATATGTCTCCCCGCACTGATCGTGAAATTGAAATGAAGATGCGTGGCCTTCTCGTTAGAAAAGGATTCCTCTCTTATTCTGATTTTACAATGACAGAAGGGATTACAACTCCTCCTGTTACAGCTAATGAAACACGTTACTTCCATTTAAAATTAGAAAATGTTGGTACAGGTGGTATTACATACATTAATTTGAACACTCCTCTAGTTTTTCCAGGGACTTTCTTTTGGGCCCCTGATGCAAGTACACCTTTATTTGGAGGTGAAATTGTTAATAACCCAAGCTCTGCACTTGTGGCAGGTGTTGATAAGGATTGCTATGACGTTATGGACTTTGGTGGCGCGATGGGGCCAGTATCAACTTCACCAGGGACAAATGCACCTTCACTTCTTGCTCCTGGAGAGGTTTGTAGTTTAACAATTGAATTGGAAAAGCTTTCAAATGATAAAAGAGAAGATAGCTATTACACTACGAACGACCGCAGGTGGCAACGTCACTTTTCTGCGCCTTTAAATGGATCACATGCGCTAAGAGAATATAGTAGTGGAATGATGGTTCAAGATTTCTTCAATTTTGGATATTTCGATGGAGATGGGATTGCGGATGCCGGTACTGGATACACTCCTGAATTAGATGGGCACGGTGGATACTATATGACTCAAGATTATCCTGTTGCTATAAACTCAAGAAGATCAGCAGCACTTGTACCAGAAGGGGCGCAACCGATGATTAGTGCGGTTTTATGGCGTCAACAAGTAAATATCCCTTCTCATTCTCCTTTGGCCGGAGAATGGGGACAAAGTTTTGGAAGTTACACAATTCCAGCTATGTATCGAGATCTTGCAAAAGGTACTGCTGTAGAGCCTATTACTTATGCACCTACAAAGTCTGTTAATAGAATTGCTCCGTATCGTGATACAACTTATGACTATGTTTATTATGCAGGAACTTTTTATGCTGGAGATATAGTAACATTACCATTTCAACTTTATAATGCTGGAGAAAAACAAGCTTCTTCATTATCTCAAATGTTAAATGGTGACAGTGAATTCTCTGTTACGTCAATGCCTGGGAATGTTGGACAAGCATCTTTGGCAAATATTGAACTAGGATTTGCTCCTACTGTACAAGGAACATTTCAGACTGAATTAGAAATTCAATATAGAGATGGATCTCAAACTCTTACTAATCGTGATACTTATGCTTACACATATAATATTAAGTCTCTACGTATTCTAGTTGTTGCAGAAGCAGTAGCTGCAAATACAGGAAGACTTTCTATGAAGTCTCAAAAGTATACTGTTGAATATGATGAGCTGACTAATTCACATACTGAAACCCTAGATGTCACTGAAACAACTCATAACCTTGAAATGAATGGCTATGATGTTGCAACAACCGTAGGGGTGGAAGCCGTTAGAGGTTCAAATGTTTATGCAAAAACTCGTCTCGTTTTCACAAACGAAGGAACTACAACAGTTAATAATGTGAAATTTAACTTAAAGACATCTCTTCTTGGGGCCATCCATGATAATAATGGTGCAGGTGTGGGATATTCTCTTGAGTCAGTAAATTGTGGAGCAACCTTAGCTCCTGGAGCATCTTGTTTTGCAGATGTTAAGCATAAGGCCAGTATTGCTGAGTTACCTTTGACTACTCGCTACGGTATTCTCTCTTATGATATTGGTACAGATCAGTACTATGCAGAATCGTTTAGAATTCAATTTACTGCAGTTGATCCGGCCAAAGTTGCGGCAGGGAATTTAATTACAAATAATATTAGTGACGGATCAGGTGGAACAATTCCTAATGCTTACTTTATTGATATTGGAACTTATGCGAATCCTGCGCACCCGATTCTTTCTTCTTATCCAAGTGGATCACTGATTAAGAATATTAATCTTAATAATCCAAGTGATGAGAAAGCAAGTTTCTTGAAAGAGTATAGAGAGTATGTTGGTAATCAAAGTGCGACAATTCCTGCAGGCGACTTTCATACAGTCTATAACCAAGGCTTCATTCAGGTTGAGTTAAATCGACCTTGTTTCTTTGGTGATGATGAAGGGGGAGGTCTTCCAGAGGAAGAGTGGGGTTTCAATGTCAATACGACTAGTACTTGTACGATGAGAGTAACATTCACGTTCGATGAAACATACCTTGGTGAATACGTCGATGAAAGTCAAAACTATGCTATTTTAAAATACTACGATAGTAAGAGGGCATCAGTTTCGACACTGCCGATTTATGTAAAAGGTTTTATTGAACCAAACCGTTCAAATGCAATGACAAATGAAATCTTTAATGTTGAAACAGATGATACAGGAAGAGTTTATTTAGAATGGGTTGATTTTTCACCAATCAATAATGACTGGGGACCAATTATCTCTTATCGCGTTTACTATAGTGAGTTTGAAAGTAGTTTAAATGATTTATATAACTCAACTGGTTTAACTTTTGTTGAAACTGCAGGTGTTACACCGAATGTTGAAATCACAGGACTGCTACAAAATAGATTTTATTATTTAAGAGTTGTTGCTGTTAGAGAAACTTCATCAGGTAAACAATATCTTTCTATGCCTAATGGATTTACGACGAAAGAAGTAGTCATACCTAACGAGACTGCAATTTATGATTACTCGAGAAGATTAATTATAGATAAATTTGCTCTTCCTGAAGGATCTGGTTCTCCTACTTTTATTACAAAATCAGAGGCCATTGAAAATTGTGAGGGATCAACTCGCACAATTAGAAAAGAGGGTGGTAACAGAACTAGAGCAAAAGAGCTTATTGACTTAAATGACTATTACTTAATTAATGCTGACGATACTAATAGTGATTATCCTTTCTTTGCATTCCCACACTGGTTGGCCGACGCACCAGAGGATATTGCACCATTATTTCCTGGCTTTAGTTGTGATTTAACAAATATGCACAATGAAGCTGATAGCATTATGTTTATTAAGAGCTGTGATAATTGTACTTGTAATAGTTTGTCTAAGATTGTTGGTGGGGAAGACTTTCCACTAGATACAATTATTTATGCTTATGATGACTTTAGTGGTGCAGCTAGATGTCGTGTTTCTCAAGATGATTTTTAA